One window of the Benincasa hispida cultivar B227 chromosome 3, ASM972705v1, whole genome shotgun sequence genome contains the following:
- the LOC120073027 gene encoding agamous-like MADS-box protein AGL61 codes for MDSAAPNAATAGKKKQTKGRQKIEMKKIVNEDDRLITFSKRRSGIYKKASELATLCGAEVGVVVFSPAGKPFSFAHPCIESVANKFLNNDNKNNKGNNNDKDDNNNDDNNNNDNDNPDNNNINATHPLVEAHRRVRINELNQQHNQILSQLDGEKERGKTLENLKKVRGNGRGWWETPTEELGIEELEEVDASFGELYQNVCDQLKQRGIIGPCSYKHYDNNSSMGFTINVGEETIPFNILGNVPSPFLPPPPYLIPPPPPPHFDFGGQHQQHHHP; via the coding sequence CGCTGCCACCGCCGGCAAAAAGAAGCAAACAAAGGGTCGACAAAAGATCGAAATGAAGAAGATCGTAAACGAAGACGATCGGCTCATAACATTTTCCAAACGGAGGTCAGGCATCTACAAGAAGGCAAGCGAATTAGCTACCTTATGTGGGGCTGAAGTTGGAGTGGTCGTGTTTTCACCTGCAGGAAAACCGTTCTCCTTTGCACATCCATGCATCGAATCCGTCGCAAACAAATTTCTAAACAACGACAACAAGAACAACAAAGGGAACAACAACGACAAGGATGACAACAACAATGACGACAACAACAACAATGACAACGACAACCCCGACAACAACAATATCAATGCAACGCACCCGCTCGTGGAGGCTCACCGACGAGTGAGAATCAACGAGTTGAACCAACAACACAATCAAATTCTAAGCCAGCTAGatggagagaaagagagaggaaaaacaCTTGAGAATCTGAAAAAGGTAAGGGGAAATGGGAGAGGTTGGTGGGAAACTCCTACAGAGGAATTGGGAATAGAGGAATTGGAAGAAGTTGATGCATCATTTGGAGAGTTGTATCAAAATGTGTGTGATCAATTGAAACAAAGAGGAATTATTGGACCTTGTTCTTATAAGCATTATGACAACAATTCCTCTATGGGGTTTACTATTAATGTAGGGGAAGAAACAATTCCTTTTAACATTTTGGGAAATGTtccttctccttttcttcctcctcctccttaTCTtattcctcctcctcctcctcctcacTTTGATTTTGGAGGACAACATCAACAACATCATCATCCATGA